In Juglans microcarpa x Juglans regia isolate MS1-56 chromosome 8D, Jm3101_v1.0, whole genome shotgun sequence, the following are encoded in one genomic region:
- the LOC121242085 gene encoding alcohol dehydrogenase isoform X1, giving the protein MDLLLLILVTFYLLSDRNSSLFLNFFPLFLVAHASYERHGLVFDFFRLQVASIFQEIIFWGSAVAWEAGKPLVIEEVEVAPPQANEVRVKILFTSLCHTDVYFWEAKGQTPLFPRIFGHEAGGIVESIGEGVTDLKPGDHVLPVFTGECKECRHCKSEESNMCDLLRINTDRGVMLSDGKTRFSKNGQPIYHFVGTSTFSEYTVVHVGCLAKINPAAPLDKVCVLSCGISTGLGATLNVAKPKKGQSVAVFGLGAVGLAAAEGARIAGASRIIGVDLNSSRFEEAKKFGVTEFVNPKDHDKPVQQVLVEMTDGGVDRAVECTGSIQAMISAFECVHDGWGVAVLVGVPNKDDSFKTHPMNLLNERTLKGTFFGNYKPRTDIPDVVEKYMNKELELDKFITHAVTFSEINKAFEYMLHGKSIRCIIRMDA; this is encoded by the exons atggatcttcttttattaattttagttACATTTTATCTGTTGTCTGACAGaaattcttctcttttcttgaaCTTTTTTCCCTTATTTCTAGTCGCGCATGCTAGCTATGAGAGACATGGTttggtgtttgatttttttcGTCTTCAAGTTGCTTCGATATTTCAGGAAATTATCTTTTGGGGCT CCGCGGTGGCATGGGAAGCTGGTAAACCACTGGTGATTGAAGAAGTGGAAGTGGCACCACCTCAGGCAAACGAAGTCCGAGTGAAGATCCTTTTCACCTCCCTTTGCCACACTGATGTTTACTTCTGGGAAGCGAAG GGGCAGACACCTCTGTTTCCTCGCATATTTGGTCATGAAGCTGGAGG AATTGTGGAGAGTATAGGCGAGGGTGTAACTGATCTCAAACCAGGAGACCATGTTCTCCCTGTATTCACTGGGGAGTGCAAGGAATGTCGCCATTGTAAGTCAGAGGAGAGTAATATGTGTGACCTCCTTAGGATTAACACCGACAGGGGTGTTATGCTTAGCGACGGCAAGACGAGATTCTCCAAAAATGGACAGCCAATTTACCATTTTGTTGGCACCTCTACATTTAGCGAATACACTGTTGTCCATGTTGGCTGCCTTGCCAAGATCAACCCTGCAGCCCCACTAGACAAAGTTTGTGTTCTTAGTTGCGGAATATCCACAG GTCTTGGTGCCACTTTGAATGTTGCAAAACCCAAGAAGGGTCAATCTGTAGCTGTCTTTGGATTGGGTGCTGTCGGCCTTGct GCTGCTGAAGGGGCTAGGATTGCTGGGGCTTCAAGAATCATTGGTGTTGACCTGAACTCCAGTCGCTTCGAGGAAG CCAAGAAATTTGGTGTCACTGAATTTGTGAATCCAAAAGATCATGACAAGCCCGTTCAACAG GTGCTTGTTGAGATGACTGACGGAGGGGTGGATCGGGCTGTTGAATGTACTGGAAGCATCCAGGCCATGATCTCAGCTTTTGAATGCGTTCATGAT GGTTGGGGTGTTGCAGTGCTTGTTGGAGTACCAAATAAAGATGATTCATTCAAGACTCATCCTATGAACCTGCTGAATGAGAGGACTCTTAAGGGTACCTTCTTTGGCAACTACAAGCCCCGCACTGATATTCCAGATGTCGTGGAAAAGTACATGAACAAG GAGCTAGAACTCGATAAATTTATCACTCACGCTGTCACTTTTTCGGAGATCAACAAAGCGTTTGAGTACATGCTGCATGGGAAGTCTATCCGGTGCATTATTCGCATGGATGCTTAA
- the LOC121242084 gene encoding protein trichome berefringence-like 7: MEIITKFNWDTFGHFRSFGERMANGHCKILVFLSLNGLVAMGSLISFLSAMVFGYMYWFPSSSPVLHSYAISESNVSNGKCHVFYGSWIRDESYPLYDASRCPFAERGFNCLANGRKDNGYTKWRWKPKDCDIPRFNAPAVLENLRGKRIVFVGDSLSRTQWESLICLLMMGIEDKRSVYEINGHKITKRIRFLSVRFSSFDLSIDYYRSVFLVQPGPVLRRAPKRVKTTLRLDKLDDISKEWVDSDVLIFNSGHWWTRTKLFEMGCYFQVGDSLKLGMPISTAFRRALDTWASWVETMIHRNRTSVFFRTFESSHWSGRNRNSCKVSRHPSLRSNGRDRSPISDSIIKVVEKMTVPVEVVHVTPMGAFRSDAHVGTWSDNPSVPDCSHWCLPGVPDTWNEIIFSNLLSKNGDSTNEH, translated from the exons ATGGAGATTATTACCAAGTTTAATTGGGATACATTTGGCCATTTCAGGAGTTTTGGTGAGAGAATGGCAAATGGCCATTGTAAAATTTTGGTCTTCCTATCTTTGAATGGACTGGTGGCCATGGGCTCATTGATATCCTTCCTTTCAGCCATGGTATTTGGATATATGTATTGGTTTCCCTCTTCTAGTCCAGTTCTTCATAGTTATGCGATTTCTGAGTCCAATGTGTCTAATGGCAAATGCCACGTTTTTTATGGAAGTTGGATCCGTGATGAAAGTTATCCTTTATACGATGCCTCAAGATGCCCGTTTGCAGAGCGTGGATTTAATTGCTTGGCTAATGGGCGGAAAGATAATGGCTATACCAAATGGAGGTGGAAGCCTAAAGATTGTGATATTCCAAGGTTTAATGCACCTGCAGTTCTTGAAAATCTTCGTGGGAAGCGAATTGTTTTTGTAGGCGATTCATTGAGTAGAACACAGTGGGAGTCTTTGATATGCTTGCTCATGATGGGAATTGAGGATAAGAGGAGCGTATATGAAATCAATGGGCATAAGATCACAAAACGTATCAGGTTTTTGAGTGTACGGTTTAGTTCATTCGATCTTTCTATTGACTATTATCGATCAGTTTTCCTGGTACAGCCTGGTCCAGTGCTGAGGCGTGCACCAAAGAGGGTGAAGACTACACTAAGACTCGATAAGTTGGATGATATTAGCAAAGAGTGGGTTGACTCAGATGTTCTGATTTTTAATTCGGGACACTGGTGGACACGGACTAAGCTCTTTGAAAT GGGCTGCTATTTTCAAGTAGGAGATTCGCTGAAGCTTGGAATGCCAATCTCTACTGCCTTCAGGAGAGCATTGGACACATGGGCATCTTGGGTTGAGACTATGATACACAGAAATAGAACAAGTGTATTCTTCCGGACTTTTGAGTCATCCCATTGGAG TGGTAGAAACCGGAATTCTTGTAAAGTGAGTCGTCACCCCTCATTAAGATCTAATGGGAGGGACCGAAGCCCGATTTCAGATAGCATAATCAAGGTTGTGGAGAAAATGACAGTTCCTGTAGAAGTAGTGCATGTTACACCAATGGGGGCATTCCGGAGTGATGCGCATGTGGGTACTTGGAGTGACAATCCATCTGTACCCGATTGTAGCCACTGGTGTCTGCCTGGTGTTCCTGATACATGGAATGAAATTATCTTCTCCAATCTGCTGTCCAAGAATGGCGACTCTACCAATGAACACTAG
- the LOC121242085 gene encoding alcohol dehydrogenase isoform X2, producing the protein MSSTAGQVIKCRAAVAWEAGKPLVIEEVEVAPPQANEVRVKILFTSLCHTDVYFWEAKGQTPLFPRIFGHEAGGIVESIGEGVTDLKPGDHVLPVFTGECKECRHCKSEESNMCDLLRINTDRGVMLSDGKTRFSKNGQPIYHFVGTSTFSEYTVVHVGCLAKINPAAPLDKVCVLSCGISTGLGATLNVAKPKKGQSVAVFGLGAVGLAAAEGARIAGASRIIGVDLNSSRFEEAKKFGVTEFVNPKDHDKPVQQVLVEMTDGGVDRAVECTGSIQAMISAFECVHDGWGVAVLVGVPNKDDSFKTHPMNLLNERTLKGTFFGNYKPRTDIPDVVEKYMNKELELDKFITHAVTFSEINKAFEYMLHGKSIRCIIRMDA; encoded by the exons ATGTCGAGCACAGCCGGTCAGGTTATTAAGTGCAGAG CCGCGGTGGCATGGGAAGCTGGTAAACCACTGGTGATTGAAGAAGTGGAAGTGGCACCACCTCAGGCAAACGAAGTCCGAGTGAAGATCCTTTTCACCTCCCTTTGCCACACTGATGTTTACTTCTGGGAAGCGAAG GGGCAGACACCTCTGTTTCCTCGCATATTTGGTCATGAAGCTGGAGG AATTGTGGAGAGTATAGGCGAGGGTGTAACTGATCTCAAACCAGGAGACCATGTTCTCCCTGTATTCACTGGGGAGTGCAAGGAATGTCGCCATTGTAAGTCAGAGGAGAGTAATATGTGTGACCTCCTTAGGATTAACACCGACAGGGGTGTTATGCTTAGCGACGGCAAGACGAGATTCTCCAAAAATGGACAGCCAATTTACCATTTTGTTGGCACCTCTACATTTAGCGAATACACTGTTGTCCATGTTGGCTGCCTTGCCAAGATCAACCCTGCAGCCCCACTAGACAAAGTTTGTGTTCTTAGTTGCGGAATATCCACAG GTCTTGGTGCCACTTTGAATGTTGCAAAACCCAAGAAGGGTCAATCTGTAGCTGTCTTTGGATTGGGTGCTGTCGGCCTTGct GCTGCTGAAGGGGCTAGGATTGCTGGGGCTTCAAGAATCATTGGTGTTGACCTGAACTCCAGTCGCTTCGAGGAAG CCAAGAAATTTGGTGTCACTGAATTTGTGAATCCAAAAGATCATGACAAGCCCGTTCAACAG GTGCTTGTTGAGATGACTGACGGAGGGGTGGATCGGGCTGTTGAATGTACTGGAAGCATCCAGGCCATGATCTCAGCTTTTGAATGCGTTCATGAT GGTTGGGGTGTTGCAGTGCTTGTTGGAGTACCAAATAAAGATGATTCATTCAAGACTCATCCTATGAACCTGCTGAATGAGAGGACTCTTAAGGGTACCTTCTTTGGCAACTACAAGCCCCGCACTGATATTCCAGATGTCGTGGAAAAGTACATGAACAAG GAGCTAGAACTCGATAAATTTATCACTCACGCTGTCACTTTTTCGGAGATCAACAAAGCGTTTGAGTACATGCTGCATGGGAAGTCTATCCGGTGCATTATTCGCATGGATGCTTAA
- the LOC121243122 gene encoding protein TRACHEARY ELEMENT DIFFERENTIATION-RELATED 7A-like, protein MGSAQNNDFNFPHFPTPPPPSTKPPSPSKSSPPPPSQPFAPPPHHVQPPPQPSPSPDNHPTVIVIVFISFGGLMLLAFLAAALCCYIKKRKKKTVQETDLIHFDEERKVKEAIIPGPGGSKAVILTIEDDVHIDEIIRKNEKVGEGLHDKSAEGISGPHEEGASSSSVDHHQLEHKP, encoded by the coding sequence ATGGGCTCTGCACAGAACAATGACTTCAACTTCCCACACTTCCCTACACCACCACCTCCATCAACAAAGCCGCCTAGTCCCTCAAAGTCATCACCGCCCCCACCATCTCAACCTTTTGCTCCACCACCTCATCATGTGCAACCACCGCCACAGCCTTCGCCATCACCAGACAACCATCCAACAGTAATAGTCATTGTGTTCATCTCATTTGGAGGTCTTATGTTACTTGCATTCCTCGCAGCTGCTCTCTGTTGCTACattaagaagagaaagaagaagacagTTCAAGAAACCGATCTTATTCACTTTGATGAAGAAAGGAAGGTCAAGGAGGCCATCATTCCAGGGCCGGGTGGCTCAAAGGCTGTCATATTGACAATTGAGGATGATGTCCATATCGATGAAATCATTAGGAAGAATGAGAAGGTTGGTGAAGGTTTGCATGACAAGTCGGCAGAGGGCATATCTGGTCCCCATGAGGAAGGAGCATCTTCTTCTAGTGTTGATCATCACCAACTTGAACACAAGCCTTGA
- the LOC121242083 gene encoding protein trichome berefringence-like 7 encodes MSRFNWDIHGQFRPLCASCNGLTTFALLIYFLLGMALRYLYLFPVIHTSGIPESIESNGTCNVFEGSWIYDESYPLYNASNCPFVEPGWNCWANGRKDRDYAKWRWKPKGCDLPRFDARAFLEKFCGKRVVFVGDSLGRAQWESFICLLMAGVEDKKSVFEVSGHKITKTIRFLGVRFSSFNLSIDFYRSVFLVQHGPLPRNAPKWVKRTLRVDMMDDISREWIDSDILMFNSGGWWTNDRLFHKMSCYFQVGNSLEMGMPVTAGYRRALHTWASWAETMINTTRTRVFFKTFEANHWSVKNWNTCEVTARPSSDTNGREKNEISDIIVEVVKKMRIPVTLLHVRKMSSFRGDGHVGRWSDNPSKPDCSHWCLPGVPETWNELLFSFLLPLY; translated from the exons ATGAGCAGGTTCAATTGGGACATACATGGCCAGTTCAGGCCATTGTGTGCAAGTTGCAACGGACTTACTACATTTGCCTTATTGATATATTTCCTTTTAGGTATGGCATTGAGATACTTGTATTTGTTTCCAGTCATACATACTTCTGGGATTCCTGAGTCTATTGAGTCTAATGGCACATGTAATGTCTTTGAAGGAAGTTGGATCTATGATGAAAGTTACCCTTTATACAATGCCTCGAACTGTCCCTTTGTGGAACCCGGGTGGAATTGCTGGGCTAATGGGCGGAAAGATAGAGATTATGCAAAATGGAGGTGGAAGCCTAAGGGTTGTGATCTTCCAAGGTTCGATGCACGTGCATTCCTTGAAAAGTTTTGTGGAAAAAGAGTGGTTTTTGTGGGTGATTCATTGGGTAGAGCACAGTGGGAGTCTTTTATATGCCTGCTTATGGCAGGGGTGGAGGATAAGAAGAGTGTATTTGAAGTCAGTGGGCATAAGATCACTAAAACGATTAGGTTTTTAGGTGTACGCTTCAGTTCCTTTAATCTTAGTATTGACTTTTATCGATCAGTTTTCCTGGTGCAGCATGGTCCTTTGCCCAGGAACGCACCAAAGTGGGTCAAGAGAACGCTTAGAGTAGACATGATGGATGATATTAGCAGAGAATGGATTGATTCTGATATTCTCATGTTTAACTCAGGCGGCTGGTGGACAAACGATAGGCTATTTCATAAAAT GAGCTGCTATTTTCAGGTAGGTAATTCATTGGAGATGGGAATGCCGGTCACTGCTGGGTACAGAAGAGCATTACACACTTGGGCATCTTGGGCAGAGACTATGATCAACACAACTAGGACAAGAGTATTCTTCAAGACTTTTGAAGCAAACCATTGGAG TGTTAAAAACTGGAATACTTGCGAAGTGACTGCTCGACCTTCATCAGACACGAATGGCAGAGAGAAAAACGAGATTTCAGACATCATAGTGGAAGTTGTGAAGAAAATGAGAATTCCTGTGACACTTCTGCATGTTAGGAAGATGTCTTCATTCCGTGGCGATGGACATGTGGGAAGGTGGAGTGACAATCCATCCAAGCCTGATTGCAGCCATTGGTGTCTGCCTGGTGTACCAGAAACATGGAATGAACTTCTTTTCTCATTTCTGCTGCCCCTATATTAA